ATAATTTGATAGGAAATAAAATAAGGTCACTCGGAATAGACCCAGGTCTAGGTACTTTAGGATATGGAGTGGTTACTCAGGTGGGAGATAGATTAATTTGTGAGTGTTATGGTGTAATAAAAACTCCTACCGATTTGTCTTTGACGCAAAGGTTACATGTTTTATATAACGAATTAAAAGTAAAAGCATTAGAGTATGAGCCAGATATAATAGCAGTAGAAAAATTATTTTTTGGTCGTAATGTAACAACAGCTGGTATGGTTTGGCAAGCAAGAGGCGTTATTTTATTAATGGCAGCGGAATTGGGCAAAGAACCATATGAAATGAAGCCATCAGATGTCAAGTTAGCTGTTTGTGGTTATGGAGCTGCAGAAAAATGCCAGGTGCAAGGTATGGTAGCCAATATTTTAGGCCTTACAAAAAGACCAAGTCCAGATGATGCAGCGGATGCCCTAGCAATCGCTATAGCAGGTCTTTATTCAAGAACTTACGATGTTAATCTTGCAAGGGGGTATCAGCAATGATAGAAACGTTGCAAGGCAAGGTGCTTTTCATAGAAGGGG
This is a stretch of genomic DNA from Synergistaceae bacterium. It encodes these proteins:
- the ruvC gene encoding crossover junction endodeoxyribonuclease RuvC translates to MRSLGIDPGLGTLGYGVVTQVGDRLICECYGVIKTPTDLSLTQRLHVLYNELKVKALEYEPDIIAVEKLFFGRNVTTAGMVWQARGVILLMAAELGKEPYEMKPSDVKLAVCGYGAAEKCQVQGMVANILGLTKRPSPDDAADALAIAIAGLYSRTYDVNLARGYQQ